TGTCTTTGCCCAGGTCAATGATGTATTTGAGGTTCTTGATTTCTGCATCCGAGGGATAAATGGCCGAATTCTTGCGGTCTTTGGGATTGATGTAAGGCAGAGAGGCCTTGTTGGGGGTGGCGTACTGGATGAAGTTGGAAAGCTGCGCTCCAACTTTGGCGTCCAGCAAATAGTTGATGAACTGCATGGCAGCGTCCTTGTTGGGGGCTTTGGCCGGGACCATCAGGGAGTCCACCCAGATGCTTCCGCCTTCTTTGGGCAGGGCAAACCCGACTTTGGGGCTTTCGGTCATGGCGCGGGCAGCGTCTCCGTTGTAGGCCACGGCCATGGCCACCGTTCCGGCCAGCACCTTGTTCTTGCCGATCACGTTGGCATCAAAACCCAGGAAGTTGGGGTTTTTCTTGGTGTCCAGCAGCAGTTTTCCCGCAGCTTTGACCTTGGCAGGATCCACGGTGTTGATATCCACACCCTGATAGCCCAGGGCAATGGACATCATTTCCCGGATCGAGTCGAACATCACGAATTTTTTGGTGGCCTGTTTGGGGTCAAAAAGCACGGCCCAGCTTGTTGGAGGGGTCTTGATGATGTCCTTGTTGTAGACCAGTCCGATGGTGCCCCACTGGTAGGCCACCGAGTATTTGTTGTTGGGATCAAAGGGCAGTTTCTTGAATTTGGGGTCCAGATTTTTGATGTTGGGGATCTTCTTGAGGTCCAGAGGCTGCACCAGCTTGAGGTTGATCAGGGTGGGCACAATGAAGTTGGAGGGCACGATCACGTCGTACTGGCTGACCCCTCCGGCCTGCAGTTTTGCCACCATTTCCTCGTTGGATTCGTAGAGGTCCAGGCGCACCTTGATGCCGGTTTTCTTCTCAAAGTCTTTCAGGATCTGGGGGTCGATGTATTCAGACCAGTTGTAGATGTGGAGTTCTTTCCCGGCTGCAGAGGCAAAACCAGAGACCAGGGCAAGGCCAATCATCCATGTGTTGAGCTTTTTCATTGTGACTTCCTCCTTGAAAGACGCTCTGCGAAGAGCACCAGAATGACCGTGACCAGAAAAACCAGGGTGGAAAGGGCGTGAATTTCGGGGGTGACCCCCCTGCGCACCGAGGCGTAAATGAAAAGGGGCAACGTGGTGCTGGTGGGTCCAGCCGTGAAGAAACTGATCACAAAATCGTCCAGCGAGAGGGTGAAGGCCAGCATGGCCCCGGACACGATGCCAGGAGCCAGCAGGGGGAGCAGCACCCTTCTGAGCACATCGGCGTTGCTGGCATACAGATCGCGGGCCGCCTCTTCGAGGTCGCGAGAGAACACCTTCATGCGGCCCTGCACCACCAGCGTCACAAAAGCCACCTGAAAGGTGACGTGCCCGATGATCATGGAGGGCATGCCCAGCTCAAATCCGCTGAATGCCGCCCGCACCAGACTGAACCCCACCACCAGAGAGGCTGCAAGAATGATGTCCGGGGTGACCACGGGCAGGTAAAGCACCGTGCTGAAAAAATTCTGTGCCCGTTTTCCCCAGGGGTAGCGCTCCAGGGCAATCGCCAGCATGGTCCCGAGCACCGTGGCGATCAGGGTGGAGACCACGGCCAGAAAGAGGGTGTTTCTGGCCGCTTCCATGATGTCCTGGTTTTGCAGCAGTTTGCTGTACCAGTCCAGCGTGAAACCCTGCCAGACCATGCCGTATTTGGCCCGGTTCACCGAGTAGATGCCCACCGCCAGCATGGGGAGGTACAGGAAGGCCAGGGTTGCCAGGGCAATGCCAGACACCAGATGCCGTCTCATACGAGGTCCACCTCGGTGGCGCGGGTGCGGTAAATCCTTAAAGCCACCAGGGTCAGCAGCATCAGACCCAGTGCGATGGCTGCAGCAAACGGCCAGTCCCGACTGGCCCCGAATTGTTGCTGGATCAGGTTGCCCACCAGCAGGTATTTTGCGCCTCCCAGCAGGTCAGGCACCACGAACATGCCCATCGCAGGAATGAAGGTGAGGATCACGCCCACGGTCAGGCCAGGGAGGGTCTGGGGCAGGATGCCCTGCATGAACACCCGCACCGGGTGGGCGTACAAATCCTGTGCAGCCTCCACCAGATTCCAGTTGAGGCGCTCCACACTGCTGTAAAGCGGCAAAACCACGAAAGGCAGGAAAGCCGAAACCATCCCCAGATACACCGCAAAGGCGCTGGGGTAAAGGGCATCTCCAGGGGTGACCAGATGCAGGGCAGCCAGCAGCTTCACAAAAGGAGATTCTGGGGCCAGCAGCAGAAACCATGCGTAGGTGCGGATCACCAGGTTGGTCCAGAACGGAATGATCACCAGGGTCAGCCACAGGTAACGGGTGCGTTCAGGACGGGTGGCAATGAAAAAAGCCAGTGGGTAGGCCAGCAGCACAGAGCACAGGCTGGTCACCCCAGCCACCAGCACAGAGCGCCAGAGGATCAAAAGGTAATCCGGGCTCCAGCCAAACAGCCCGAAGCCCAGTGCCCGCTTGTAGTTTTCGGGACTGAAGTTCCAGACGATGTCTCCGTAGGTGCCGCGTTCTGCAAAGCTGACCACAATCAGGACCAGTCCGGGCAACACCAGAAAACCCAGCAGCCACAAAAGCGCCGGGAGCAAAAACACCATGCCTCTCCGGCGCAGGCTGCCCGCAGAGGTGAGTTCGCCGTACCAGACCAGCACGTTTTTCATGAGGTCACCTCCAGCGGAACCAGGGCCTCTGCTGGAAAGTGCACGTAAATGTCCTGCCCCACACTCAGGTGCTGGTGGGGAGGGGTGCGGACCCGCAGGTCTTCCCGGTCCAGCCACACCTCAAGGTAAGACCCCCGGTACACCACATCCCGCACTTTAGACGGGAAAGTGTTAACCAGGGGCGGATCTTCACAGAGCTGCACCCGTTCCGGGCGGATCACCAGCATGCCGTCTTTCCAGGCGGGAATGCTGTCCAGTTGCAGGCGTCCAAAGGCAGTGGTGGCCGTTTTCTGTTCGATTTTGGCCTGAATCACATTGGCCAGACCCAGAAACTCTGCCACAAAGCGGCTTTTTGGGGTGGCGTACACCTCTCTGGGCACCCCGACCTGTTCCACAGCCCCTCTGCGCATCACAGCAATGCGGTCTGACACGCTCATGGCCTCGTCCTGGTCGTGGGTGACCAGAATGAAGGTGGTTCCCAGTTGGTGTTGCAGGCGGCGCAGTTCCACCTGCACTTCTGTGCGCAGTTTGGCATCCAGTGCACTCAAAGGCTCATCCAGCAACAGGACTTCGGGCTCGTTGACCAGGGCACGGGCCAGGGCCACACGCTGCTGTTGCCCCCCGGACATCTGGTGGGAATGCCTCTGGGCAAACTCTGTCAGGCGCAGCATTTCCAGGGCGTTCTTGACCCTTCTGTCCACCTCTGGGCCAGAGACCCGCTTGCTGCGCAGCCCGAAAGCCACATTCTCATAGACGTTCAGGTGCGGGAAAAGCGCGTAGGACTGAAACACCGTGTTGACAGGCCGCTGCATGGCGCTTTTCTGGGAGATGTCCTGACCGTGCAGCAAAACTTGCCCTCTGTCTGGAATCTCAAAACCCGCAATGATCCTCAGCAAGGTGGTCTTGCCACACCCTGAAGGCCCCAGCAGCGTGAAAAACTCTCCCGATTGGATGTCCAGATTGATGTTCCCAAGGGCTTCGACACCTGCAAAGGATTTGTTGATGTCCTGCAATCTGAGTCCCTGTACGCTCATATCACCCCACTGGCCGCCATCATGGCTTCATCGAGAAGGTTTAAACCACGCTGTACATCGGATAAATTTGCAGTCACAGGCACCAGAACCCGGATCACCGATCCGTGCATTCCAGCCTTCAGAAGCAAGAGGCCCTTTTCACGCGCAATCTCAACAATGCGCTGGGTGAGGGCCGCGTCGGGGGTGCGACGCTCTCTATTTTGCACGATTTCCAGGGCCATCATGGCCCCAATCCCACGCACCTCTCCAATGAAAGCGTGTTTTTCAGCCAGCCTGTGAAATTCTTCCTGAATCAGGGAACCCAGCGCAGCGGCCTGGGAAAGCCCGTCTTCTTCCAGAATGTCCAGCACCGCCAGACCTGCAGCACAGGCCAGAGGGTTTCCGGCGTAAGTTCCGCCCAGTCCTCCGGGAGCAGGCGCGTCCATCACCTCTGCACGGCCAATCACGCCCGAGAGGGGCAAACCTCCTGCGAGACTCTTGGCCACGGTGATCAGGTCAGGAACCACGCTGGAATGCTCCATGGCAAACATCTTCCCGGTGCGTCCAAACCCGGTCTGCACCTCATCTGCAATGAGCAAGAAACCGTACTGGTCGGCCAGTTTGCGAAGCCCTTGCAGGTAGGTTTCTGGAATGGGAATGAAACCCCCTTCTCCCAGCACCGGTTCAAAGAGGATGGCTGCAATCCGACTGGGATCAATGGTGGTCTGGAACAGCTCTTTCAAGGCTTCCAGTGCTTTTTCGGCATCCCAGCCGCGGTAAGCGTGGGGCACCGGAGCATGGTAGACCTCTGGTGCATAAGGCCCGAAATTCTGCTTGTAGTAGGCGGCTTTCCCGGTCAGGCTCATGCCCAGCAGGGTGCGCCCGTGAAAAGAGCTGGTCAGGCTGATGATGGCCGGTCTGCCCGTGTAGGATCTGGCGATCTTCACAGCGTTTTCCACAGCCTCTGCCCCTGTGGTCAGGAAGATGGTTTTCTTCTGGAAGTCTCCGGGGGCCAGGGCATTGAGCCTTTCAGCCAGTTTGATGTAAGGCTCGTACATGGCCACCTGAAAGCAGGTGTGCGAGTAGCGCTCCAGTTGTGCCTGCACGGCCTGAACCACCCTGGGATGGCTGTGCCCCACATTCTGCACCCCGATGCCTCCCACAAAATCCAGGTATTCCTTGCCGTCCACATCCCAGAGTTTTGCCCCTTCTGCACGGGCAGCAAAAATGGGATGGGCGTTGCTGACCCCTCTGGGGATGTGCTGGGTTCTCAGGTCCAAGAGGTGCTGGGTTCGCGATTCGGCTCGGGTCACAAAGGAACCTCCAATGTAGCTTGTATGACATTTAAACTACCTGTCTAGATGGTTACAAACCATGTGTTTTGAGCACAAAAATTTCAGGGTTTTTTGGAGGTTTCATACAAAAGGTGCGCAGCCAGTTGCAACCGGAAACGCAGCTGCACGTCTTCGAGGTCCCAGCCTGTGGCTTCCTGAATCCGTTCCAGACGGTACCTGAGGGTGTTGATGTGAACCTGCAGGGTGGCCGCTGTTTTCTTGAGGTGAAACCCCTCACGCACAAAAGCCAGCAGGGTGTTTTTCAGGTCTTCTTTTGGAAGGGCAGCGAAAAGGTCCTCCAGAAAAGCCGCTCTGGCGGCCCGGTCCCCTCCCAGCACACGAGGAATCAGCAGATCAGCATACTGGTGCAACTGGCCCTCTTTCAGGTAAGGCAGCATGATTTGCAGGTCCTGATAGGCCAGACCCACCTCAGAGAGTCCCTGATGCACCCTGGAAAACGCAACACTGGTTCCTGTCCGTTGCAGTCTGGTCCAGAGCTGCTCTGGAGGCTGATCTTCGGGCAACACGAACACCACATGGTTCTGCTGC
This window of the Deinococcus roseus genome carries:
- a CDS encoding polyamine ABC transporter substrate-binding protein, producing MKKLNTWMIGLALVSGFASAAGKELHIYNWSEYIDPQILKDFEKKTGIKVRLDLYESNEEMVAKLQAGGVSQYDVIVPSNFIVPTLINLKLVQPLDLKKIPNIKNLDPKFKKLPFDPNNKYSVAYQWGTIGLVYNKDIIKTPPTSWAVLFDPKQATKKFVMFDSIREMMSIALGYQGVDINTVDPAKVKAAGKLLLDTKKNPNFLGFDANVIGKNKVLAGTVAMAVAYNGDAARAMTESPKVGFALPKEGGSIWVDSLMVPAKAPNKDAAMQFINYLLDAKVGAQLSNFIQYATPNKASLPYINPKDRKNSAIYPSDAEIKNLKYIIDLGKDNRLYDEVWTEVKSR
- a CDS encoding ABC transporter permease; amino-acid sequence: MRRHLVSGIALATLAFLYLPMLAVGIYSVNRAKYGMVWQGFTLDWYSKLLQNQDIMEAARNTLFLAVVSTLIATVLGTMLAIALERYPWGKRAQNFFSTVLYLPVVTPDIILAASLVVGFSLVRAAFSGFELGMPSMIIGHVTFQVAFVTLVVQGRMKVFSRDLEEAARDLYASNADVLRRVLLPLLAPGIVSGAMLAFTLSLDDFVISFFTAGPTSTTLPLFIYASVRRGVTPEIHALSTLVFLVTVILVLFAERLSRRKSQ
- a CDS encoding ABC transporter permease translates to MKNVLVWYGELTSAGSLRRRGMVFLLPALLWLLGFLVLPGLVLIVVSFAERGTYGDIVWNFSPENYKRALGFGLFGWSPDYLLILWRSVLVAGVTSLCSVLLAYPLAFFIATRPERTRYLWLTLVIIPFWTNLVIRTYAWFLLLAPESPFVKLLAALHLVTPGDALYPSAFAVYLGMVSAFLPFVVLPLYSSVERLNWNLVEAAQDLYAHPVRVFMQGILPQTLPGLTVGVILTFIPAMGMFVVPDLLGGAKYLLVGNLIQQQFGASRDWPFAAAIALGLMLLTLVALRIYRTRATEVDLV
- a CDS encoding ABC transporter ATP-binding protein, which gives rise to MSVQGLRLQDINKSFAGVEALGNINLDIQSGEFFTLLGPSGCGKTTLLRIIAGFEIPDRGQVLLHGQDISQKSAMQRPVNTVFQSYALFPHLNVYENVAFGLRSKRVSGPEVDRRVKNALEMLRLTEFAQRHSHQMSGGQQQRVALARALVNEPEVLLLDEPLSALDAKLRTEVQVELRRLQHQLGTTFILVTHDQDEAMSVSDRIAVMRRGAVEQVGVPREVYATPKSRFVAEFLGLANVIQAKIEQKTATTAFGRLQLDSIPAWKDGMLVIRPERVQLCEDPPLVNTFPSKVRDVVYRGSYLEVWLDREDLRVRTPPHQHLSVGQDIYVHFPAEALVPLEVTS
- the gabT gene encoding 4-aminobutyrate--2-oxoglutarate transaminase — encoded protein: MTRAESRTQHLLDLRTQHIPRGVSNAHPIFAARAEGAKLWDVDGKEYLDFVGGIGVQNVGHSHPRVVQAVQAQLERYSHTCFQVAMYEPYIKLAERLNALAPGDFQKKTIFLTTGAEAVENAVKIARSYTGRPAIISLTSSFHGRTLLGMSLTGKAAYYKQNFGPYAPEVYHAPVPHAYRGWDAEKALEALKELFQTTIDPSRIAAILFEPVLGEGGFIPIPETYLQGLRKLADQYGFLLIADEVQTGFGRTGKMFAMEHSSVVPDLITVAKSLAGGLPLSGVIGRAEVMDAPAPGGLGGTYAGNPLACAAGLAVLDILEEDGLSQAAALGSLIQEEFHRLAEKHAFIGEVRGIGAMMALEIVQNRERRTPDAALTQRIVEIAREKGLLLLKAGMHGSVIRVLVPVTANLSDVQRGLNLLDEAMMAASGVI